The proteins below are encoded in one region of Metabacillus dongyingensis:
- the htpX gene encoding protease HtpX, with translation MAKRIFLFILTNILVLITIGVVLSLLGVGSYVNASGGIDLISLLVFSAVVGFTGSFISLLMSKWMAKMMMGVKVLKPDQSLSVYERNLVDRVHRLSRAAGITKMPEVGVYQSREVNAFATGPSKNNSLVAVSTGLLEEMDDAAVEGVLAHEVAHISNGDMVTMTLLQGVVNTFVVFLARIAAWAASRFVREDMAPIVHFIAILIFQLLFSILGSLVVFAYSRHREFHADNGGADLAGKDKMVHALRALKGYTQRVNNEQSSVATLKINGKRGLALFSTHPDLDERIRRLEAK, from the coding sequence ATGGCTAAACGTATTTTCCTATTTATTTTAACAAATATTCTTGTGCTTATTACAATTGGCGTTGTTCTCTCGCTTTTAGGAGTTGGATCATATGTAAATGCTTCTGGTGGAATCGATCTCATAAGCTTGCTTGTTTTCAGTGCAGTCGTAGGTTTTACTGGGTCATTTATTTCACTGCTGATGTCTAAATGGATGGCAAAAATGATGATGGGGGTCAAGGTTTTAAAGCCTGATCAATCACTTTCAGTTTATGAAAGAAATCTCGTAGACCGTGTCCATCGATTATCAAGAGCTGCGGGAATAACGAAGATGCCGGAAGTGGGAGTTTATCAATCCCGCGAGGTAAATGCCTTTGCAACAGGTCCTTCAAAAAACAATTCACTTGTAGCCGTATCTACCGGACTCCTTGAGGAAATGGATGATGCTGCGGTTGAAGGTGTGCTTGCCCATGAGGTTGCGCACATTTCAAACGGTGATATGGTGACAATGACATTGCTTCAAGGTGTTGTAAATACATTTGTTGTGTTCCTTGCAAGAATTGCAGCATGGGCAGCATCGAGATTTGTCAGAGAAGATATGGCTCCAATTGTTCACTTCATAGCGATCCTTATCTTCCAGCTGCTGTTCTCTATTCTTGGCAGTCTTGTGGTTTTTGCTTATTCACGCCACCGTGAATTCCATGCAGATAATGGTGGAGCGGATCTTGCCGGCAAGGACAAAATGGTTCATGCGCTTCGTGCTCTAAAAGGATATACACAGCGGGTTAACAACGAACAATCCTCCGTTGCGACGCTAAAAATCAACGGTAAACGCGGACTGGCTCTATTTTCAACACATCCTGACTTAGATGAGAGAATTCGCCGTTTAGAAGCCAAATAA
- a CDS encoding TrkH family potassium uptake protein → MKRFKLFLQKLTPFQLIAAYYIIAVSVSVALLSLPVAHQEGVKWGFMDGLFTAVSAVSVTGLSVVNISDTLTVPGIFILMFVLQFGGIGVMTLGTFIWLIVGKRIGLRERRLIMADQNQYALSGIVNLMKQILLLILLIEFSGGMILGIYFLKYYPTWQEAFLHGFFNSVSATTNGGFDITGASMIPYADDYFIQFVIILLITLGAIGFPVLIEVKTFLFSKKGKYRFTLFTKLTTVTYSLLVIGGTIMIALLEFQFFFQDKSWHETLFYSLFQSTATRSGGLATMDVSLFSEATLLILCILMFIGASPSSVGGGIRTTTFALNLLALYHFAKGNKTIKIFKRELHEDDVKKSLVVTLMAFVLCFTSVFILSITERFTFIEILFEVCSAFGTTGLSMGITPDLSIIGKCIIMILMFIGRIGIVTFIYIIGSKEVKPNYHYPKERVIIG, encoded by the coding sequence ATGAAACGATTTAAATTATTCTTGCAAAAATTAACTCCGTTTCAGCTGATTGCAGCCTATTACATTATCGCAGTCAGCGTTTCGGTAGCCTTGCTGAGCCTTCCTGTCGCCCATCAGGAAGGGGTGAAATGGGGATTTATGGACGGTCTTTTTACAGCTGTAAGCGCAGTAAGCGTGACTGGATTAAGTGTTGTTAATATATCAGATACTTTAACCGTACCAGGTATATTTATCCTCATGTTTGTTCTTCAGTTCGGAGGAATTGGAGTCATGACGCTCGGTACCTTTATCTGGCTGATAGTCGGGAAACGAATTGGCCTCAGAGAGAGAAGATTGATCATGGCGGATCAAAATCAATATGCACTTTCGGGAATTGTAAATTTGATGAAGCAAATATTGCTTTTAATCCTGCTTATCGAGTTCAGCGGCGGCATGATTCTCGGCATCTATTTCCTGAAATACTATCCAACATGGCAGGAAGCTTTCCTGCACGGCTTTTTTAATTCTGTAAGTGCAACAACAAATGGAGGCTTTGACATTACGGGTGCTTCGATGATTCCATATGCTGATGATTATTTCATACAATTTGTCATTATTCTTTTGATTACATTAGGCGCTATCGGCTTCCCTGTTTTAATAGAGGTGAAAACCTTTTTATTCAGCAAAAAGGGAAAATACCGTTTTACGCTTTTTACGAAACTTACAACGGTTACATATAGTTTGCTGGTTATTGGCGGCACAATAATGATTGCTTTACTCGAATTTCAATTTTTCTTTCAGGACAAATCATGGCATGAAACCCTTTTCTACTCGCTGTTTCAGTCAACCGCAACAAGAAGCGGCGGGCTGGCAACCATGGATGTCAGCCTGTTTTCAGAGGCAACTCTGCTGATTTTATGTATTTTGATGTTTATCGGTGCTTCCCCGAGCTCAGTCGGCGGAGGAATCCGGACTACTACATTTGCGCTGAATTTACTGGCGCTTTATCACTTTGCAAAAGGAAACAAGACGATCAAAATCTTCAAAAGAGAGCTGCACGAGGATGATGTGAAAAAGTCACTGGTTGTTACTTTGATGGCTTTCGTTCTTTGCTTTACATCCGTGTTCATCTTATCCATTACGGAAAGGTTCACCTTCATCGAAATCCTGTTTGAAGTATGCTCTGCATTCGGGACAACAGGGCTTTCAATGGGAATTACACCTGATTTGAGCATTATTGGAAAATGCATCATTATGATCCTCATGTTTATCGGCAGAATTGGAATTGTAACCTTTATCTACATTATCGGTTCAAAAGAAGTAAAACCAAATTACCATTATCCGAAAGAACGTGTCATTATAGGATAA
- a CDS encoding penicillin-binding transpeptidase domain-containing protein, which produces MKKSCILAAIVLLIIVLGACSKGPTPEERFQEYVSLWNEQKFNEMYDFLSADAKNKMTEKEFTERYKKIYQSIEVSNLKVTYDKPEEEADRGDEKKASLPYALKMETLAGPVEFKQDAVFVQEEADKEENWFLAWNPSMIFPQLKEGDAVRVSEIKPLRGSIFDKYGNGIAIQAKVPEIQVVPGQLGDNPEKVKAEAAKLLNLSVEDIDSKLSANWVKPNVSVPIMKVDPANKELLKKVTSLPGFQKADVDSRYYPQGESSAHLSGYVGSISAEQLEDLKDKGYTSTSQIGKAGLEYVYEERLRGKSGYRIFIDSSNETIAETPAKNGEDITVTIDSDLQKQLYNQLKGDSGTAVALHPKTGETLAMVSSPSYNPNQFVFGMSSAAYSALAENPQKPLSAKFNKTFSPGSTFKAITAAVGLKTGAIEPEAVKKINGPTWQKGPEWGKYTITRVSETYSSVNLERALVSSDNIYFAQAALDIGPEAFKKGLEEFGFSEEIDYPFPIATSSISTSDLAAEEILLADSGYGQGEVQMSPMHLAAAYTVFLNEGSMLKPYLEKKDQPAPEIWKEAIVSPENTSIILSDLIKVVEDPTGTAHEPKLPNIMLAGKTGTAELKTTKEEIGKENGWFVGMNMENPELLITMMVEDVKDRGGSHYVVPKVKQVFSSYLK; this is translated from the coding sequence GTGAAAAAGAGTTGTATTTTAGCAGCAATTGTCTTGCTGATCATCGTTTTAGGCGCCTGTTCTAAAGGGCCAACGCCCGAAGAGAGATTTCAGGAATATGTGAGCCTCTGGAATGAGCAAAAGTTTAACGAAATGTATGATTTCTTATCAGCAGACGCAAAAAACAAAATGACAGAAAAAGAGTTTACAGAACGATACAAAAAAATCTATCAATCCATAGAAGTCAGCAATTTGAAAGTTACATATGACAAACCGGAAGAGGAAGCAGACAGGGGAGATGAGAAAAAAGCTTCTCTGCCATATGCTTTAAAGATGGAAACACTTGCTGGTCCCGTTGAATTTAAACAGGATGCTGTTTTTGTTCAGGAAGAGGCGGATAAAGAAGAAAATTGGTTTTTAGCGTGGAATCCATCGATGATTTTTCCGCAGCTGAAAGAAGGAGATGCTGTCCGTGTTTCTGAAATCAAGCCCTTGCGGGGAAGCATCTTTGATAAATACGGAAATGGAATTGCTATTCAGGCGAAAGTTCCTGAAATTCAAGTGGTTCCCGGTCAGCTTGGCGACAATCCTGAAAAAGTAAAGGCTGAAGCTGCGAAACTGCTGAATCTTTCTGTTGAAGATATAGACTCAAAGCTTTCAGCCAACTGGGTAAAGCCGAATGTCTCTGTACCGATCATGAAAGTTGATCCAGCGAATAAAGAGCTGCTTAAAAAAGTAACCTCACTTCCGGGCTTTCAAAAAGCAGATGTTGACAGCAGATATTATCCGCAGGGAGAGAGTTCTGCCCATCTATCCGGATATGTCGGCAGCATTTCAGCGGAGCAGCTTGAGGACTTAAAGGATAAAGGGTATACAAGCACCTCGCAAATCGGTAAAGCCGGGCTTGAATATGTTTATGAGGAACGCCTGAGAGGAAAATCGGGCTATAGAATTTTTATTGATTCTTCAAATGAAACAATTGCTGAAACGCCTGCGAAAAATGGGGAAGACATTACGGTGACAATTGATTCAGATCTGCAAAAGCAGCTGTATAATCAGCTGAAAGGGGACTCAGGCACAGCGGTGGCTCTTCATCCTAAAACAGGAGAAACCCTCGCAATGGTCAGCAGTCCGTCCTATAATCCGAATCAATTTGTATTTGGCATGTCAAGTGCTGCGTACAGTGCATTGGCTGAGAATCCGCAAAAACCTCTCAGTGCCAAATTTAATAAAACCTTTTCACCGGGTTCTACATTTAAGGCAATAACAGCAGCAGTCGGTTTAAAGACCGGGGCCATTGAGCCTGAAGCTGTTAAGAAAATTAATGGTCCAACATGGCAAAAAGGACCTGAATGGGGCAAATATACGATTACGAGAGTTTCGGAAACCTATTCATCTGTTAATCTCGAACGTGCGCTTGTCTCATCAGATAATATTTATTTTGCTCAGGCAGCTTTAGATATCGGACCTGAAGCCTTTAAAAAGGGCCTGGAGGAATTTGGATTCAGTGAAGAGATTGATTATCCATTTCCAATTGCGACTTCCTCCATTTCAACTTCAGATTTAGCAGCTGAAGAAATTCTGCTTGCTGACTCAGGCTATGGACAAGGTGAAGTGCAAATGAGCCCTATGCATCTGGCTGCAGCCTATACTGTCTTTTTGAACGAAGGAAGCATGTTGAAGCCTTATCTTGAGAAAAAAGATCAGCCTGCGCCTGAGATTTGGAAAGAAGCGATTGTCAGCCCAGAGAATACCTCCATTATTTTGTCTGATTTAATCAAAGTCGTTGAAGATCCAACCGGAACAGCACATGAGCCGAAATTACCAAATATTATGCTGGCCGGCAAAACAGGAACCGCTGAACTGAAAACGACTAAGGAAGAAATCGGGAAGGAAAATGGCTGGTTTGTCGGGATGAACATGGAAAATCCTGAACTTTTGATAACGATGATGGTTGAGGACGTGAAAGACCGTGGAGGCAGTCACTATGTAGTACCGAAGGTTAAACAAGTATTTTCAAGCTATCTGAAATAA
- a CDS encoding LCP family protein — MRSDNHLQKKKSRKKNILVFFSILTLLFAGFAWFAYDQFVSGINQTAAEANIKKTEYTFNGQKDENGNTNVLVLGSDSRGEKHARTDTIMIAQYNENTNKPKLLSIMRDSYVEIPGHGQNKINAAFAIGGPDLLRETIKHNFDIDIQHYAIIDFKGFESMIDTAFPEGVEINVESQMSEKIGVTIEPGLQKLDGEHLLGYVRYRGGADSDFGRVRRQQEVMNLLMKDMLTIEGVTKLPKLAGVITPYINTNVDTSTGIFIAKDIITNKSDLETMRIPVDGSFENARYNGAGSVLDLNIEENREAIKTFMNS, encoded by the coding sequence ATGCGTTCAGATAATCATCTCCAAAAGAAAAAGAGCCGCAAAAAGAATATATTGGTCTTTTTCTCTATCCTGACTCTTCTGTTTGCAGGGTTTGCATGGTTCGCCTACGATCAATTTGTATCAGGCATAAATCAAACAGCAGCAGAAGCAAACATTAAAAAAACTGAATATACATTTAATGGCCAAAAAGATGAAAATGGAAACACAAATGTTCTGGTGCTTGGCAGTGACTCAAGAGGAGAAAAGCATGCCCGCACAGATACAATCATGATTGCTCAGTATAATGAAAACACAAATAAACCAAAGCTGCTTTCCATTATGCGTGATTCCTATGTGGAAATTCCGGGACACGGTCAGAACAAAATAAATGCCGCATTTGCAATAGGCGGTCCCGATCTGCTGCGCGAAACAATTAAGCATAACTTTGATATCGATATCCAGCACTATGCAATCATTGACTTCAAGGGGTTTGAAAGCATGATTGACACAGCATTCCCAGAAGGTGTGGAAATAAATGTTGAGAGTCAAATGTCAGAAAAAATTGGTGTAACGATCGAACCTGGTCTTCAGAAGCTTGATGGTGAGCATCTATTAGGGTACGTGCGCTACCGCGGCGGAGCCGACAGTGATTTCGGCAGAGTAAGACGCCAGCAGGAAGTCATGAATCTTTTAATGAAAGATATGCTCACTATAGAGGGTGTAACCAAATTGCCTAAACTTGCAGGAGTTATCACACCTTATATCAATACAAATGTGGATACGTCTACAGGCATTTTCATTGCAAAAGACATTATCACGAATAAATCCGATTTGGAAACCATGCGCATCCCGGTTGACGGCAGCTTTGAAAATGCCAGATACAATGGAGCCGGATCTGTTTTAGATTTAAATATTGAAGAAAATAGAGAAGCGATCAAAACATTTATGAATTCATAA
- a CDS encoding bifunctional metallophosphatase/5'-nucleotidase, producing MKHTVKIASMFFLFVFILFLASVYGGSQGRAGTDENQLSEIHLLGMNDLHGQLNTHSVLSGKKVGGAEYLSAHINRLRQEHEHTMLVHAGDMTGGSPPISSLYQDEPTVQFLNQLRVDVGTPGNHEFDQGANELTRLIDGGFHPKTGFFKGTHSDYISANVINKATGKPMFPAYSIKEIDGIKIGFIGVVTTETNQFLLPENQDQIEITDEAAAINQTVEQLNKEGIKAIVVLAHVAAKSDKNGENASEDLTEMAAYISDEVDVIFGAHSHQHANTVVDNKLIVQSYSYGKALSDVKVTIDRKKKEIVQKEAEIVLTEHKSVKPDQAALDLIKKYQDRLGEEYSTSIGNLTQNLSRKKNDQGESPLAGFIASALNEEMNTEISMVHHGGIRESLKEGTITKQQLIAALPFHHYAVKVSMTGKELKSILEQQWALKAENLLQTEGITYSINRNAPAGERISDLKTAQGELIQDNRTYTAATSNYLASGGDGFKEFKQTEWIKKGPELSELLSVYLNDNQ from the coding sequence TTGAAACATACTGTGAAAATTGCATCCATGTTTTTTTTATTCGTTTTTATCCTTTTTCTTGCTTCTGTCTATGGCGGGAGCCAGGGCCGGGCTGGTACAGATGAAAATCAGCTGTCAGAGATTCATTTACTTGGTATGAATGATTTGCACGGACAGCTGAATACGCATTCCGTGCTTTCAGGAAAAAAAGTCGGCGGGGCAGAGTATCTTTCTGCTCATATTAACAGACTGAGACAGGAGCACGAACACACGATGCTTGTTCATGCGGGTGATATGACAGGCGGAAGTCCCCCTATTTCTTCTCTTTATCAAGATGAACCGACCGTTCAATTTTTAAATCAGCTGCGTGTTGATGTCGGTACTCCCGGAAATCATGAATTCGACCAGGGAGCAAACGAACTTACGCGGCTGATAGACGGCGGATTCCATCCAAAAACAGGTTTCTTCAAAGGCACTCATTCGGATTATATTTCAGCAAATGTCATCAATAAAGCAACAGGAAAACCGATGTTTCCCGCATACTCCATAAAAGAAATTGATGGTATCAAAATTGGATTTATAGGTGTTGTTACAACAGAGACCAATCAATTTTTGCTGCCGGAAAATCAGGATCAAATTGAAATCACCGATGAAGCAGCAGCCATTAATCAGACAGTTGAACAACTCAACAAAGAAGGGATCAAAGCAATCGTTGTACTGGCGCATGTTGCAGCGAAGTCAGATAAAAACGGGGAGAACGCTAGTGAAGATTTAACAGAGATGGCGGCATATATAAGTGATGAAGTCGATGTAATCTTTGGAGCGCACAGTCATCAGCATGCCAACACGGTCGTAGATAATAAGCTGATTGTTCAAAGCTACTCCTACGGAAAAGCTCTCTCAGACGTGAAAGTAACAATTGACCGAAAAAAGAAGGAAATTGTACAAAAAGAGGCTGAGATCGTTTTAACTGAACACAAATCCGTCAAGCCTGATCAAGCAGCCCTTGATTTAATTAAGAAATACCAGGATAGGCTTGGAGAAGAATACAGCACATCCATTGGAAACCTGACTCAAAATTTATCAAGAAAAAAGAATGATCAAGGTGAATCACCATTAGCAGGCTTCATAGCAAGCGCTCTGAACGAGGAAATGAACACAGAAATATCTATGGTACACCATGGCGGAATACGTGAAAGCTTAAAAGAGGGAACTATTACGAAGCAGCAGTTAATTGCCGCTCTTCCTTTTCACCATTACGCCGTTAAGGTTTCGATGACAGGAAAAGAATTAAAGAGCATCCTGGAACAGCAGTGGGCTTTAAAGGCAGAGAATTTGCTTCAGACAGAAGGAATTACTTATTCCATCAATAGAAATGCGCCAGCAGGCGAAAGAATCAGTGATTTAAAGACCGCTCAGGGAGAATTAATTCAGGATAACCGCACCTATACAGCTGCAACAAGCAACTATCTTGCATCAGGCGGTGACGGATTTAAAGAGTTTAAACAGACAGAATGGATCAAAAAGGGCCCTGAACTATCAGAACTACTCTCAGTTTATCTGAATGATAATCAATAA
- a CDS encoding DUF3905 domain-containing protein gives MSKKDEYSLDETLPHQAGAPSWKGTGISMQKPFINEHGVVIGDSFYESRQSPLNQWSDEVDPAIMSGDQWVHPTNDIGWNTSENRELIESKKKPGGFPFMHPDKDAGYGQD, from the coding sequence ATGAGCAAAAAAGATGAGTATTCTTTAGATGAAACCCTTCCCCATCAGGCAGGCGCCCCATCGTGGAAAGGTACAGGCATCAGTATGCAAAAGCCGTTTATAAATGAGCATGGCGTCGTAATTGGCGACAGTTTTTATGAATCCAGACAATCTCCTTTGAATCAGTGGAGCGATGAGGTCGATCCTGCCATCATGTCCGGCGATCAATGGGTTCATCCAACAAACGACATTGGCTGGAATACGAGTGAGAACCGTGAGCTGATTGAAAGCAAAAAAAAGCCCGGGGGCTTCCCATTTATGCATCCCGATAAAGATGCAGGATATGGACAGGACTAG
- a CDS encoding B12-binding domain-containing radical SAM protein encodes MKVVLSTLNAKYIHTSLALRCLKAHAQPEFDVTLAEYTIKDPAMNVVTDLFRMQPDVVGFSCYIWNIEETIKIIKMMKKINPSLIILLGGPEVTYDTREWMEQIPEVDHIVIGEGEETFKQFLQELMEEKNFKNVSGIAYRENGSIIINPQRNKINLAELPSPFRFEEDIPHLSKRVTYIETSRGCPFSCQFCLSSIEVGVRYFDREKVKDDIRYLMKNGAKTIKFVDRTFNISRSYAMEMFQFLIDEHLPGTVFQFEITADIMRPEVIQFLNDNAPKGLFRFEIGVQSTNDATNDLVMRRQNFSKLTRTVTMVKEGGKIDQHLDLIAGLPEEDYTSFRKTFNDVFEMRPEEMQLGFLKMLRGTGLRLRAADHDYVYMDHSPYEILKNNVLPFEDIVKIKQVEDVLEKYWNDHRMDATIEYLIKDVFDTPFDFFQAFGTYWDEQGWVRIGHQLEDLFKRLFTFLSSHYREQAAIAEGFMKFDYLSSQKHKPRKPWWDDMLSKTERSKLYQTILSNPGILGEEFEKKAFAEKDLYKHTVLDKVPFQLDTYLKTGELIMGESIVLVHYDPITLITTPYAVTEQVLEDKVS; translated from the coding sequence ATGAAAGTTGTACTGAGTACATTAAATGCAAAATATATCCATACAAGTCTTGCCCTCCGCTGTTTAAAAGCACATGCACAGCCTGAATTCGATGTGACTCTTGCTGAGTATACGATTAAGGATCCTGCGATGAATGTCGTAACAGATCTTTTCCGCATGCAGCCTGATGTCGTCGGTTTCAGCTGTTATATATGGAACATAGAAGAAACAATCAAGATTATTAAAATGATGAAAAAAATAAATCCATCTCTCATTATTCTTCTTGGCGGTCCGGAAGTAACGTACGATACAAGAGAATGGATGGAACAGATTCCAGAGGTCGACCACATCGTTATTGGTGAAGGAGAAGAAACATTTAAACAGTTCCTACAGGAGCTGATGGAAGAAAAAAACTTCAAAAACGTTAGCGGGATTGCCTATAGAGAGAACGGCAGCATTATCATTAATCCGCAGCGAAATAAAATCAATCTTGCAGAACTTCCCTCTCCTTTCCGTTTCGAAGAAGATATTCCTCACCTCTCAAAGCGCGTTACTTATATTGAAACGAGCAGAGGCTGTCCGTTCAGCTGCCAATTCTGTCTTTCATCGATTGAAGTAGGCGTCCGTTATTTTGATCGCGAAAAAGTAAAAGATGACATTCGCTACTTGATGAAAAATGGAGCTAAAACGATTAAATTTGTGGATCGCACATTTAATATCAGCAGAAGCTATGCGATGGAAATGTTCCAATTTTTAATTGATGAGCATCTGCCCGGAACCGTGTTTCAGTTTGAAATTACCGCGGACATCATGCGTCCTGAGGTCATTCAATTTTTAAACGATAACGCCCCTAAAGGTTTGTTCCGTTTTGAAATCGGCGTTCAGTCTACAAATGATGCAACAAATGATCTTGTCATGAGACGCCAGAATTTCAGCAAGCTGACACGTACGGTCACAATGGTGAAAGAAGGCGGAAAAATTGACCAGCATCTTGATTTAATTGCTGGTCTTCCCGAGGAAGATTATACTTCTTTCCGCAAAACCTTTAATGACGTTTTTGAAATGCGTCCTGAAGAAATGCAGCTTGGTTTCCTGAAAATGCTGAGGGGAACAGGTTTGCGCCTGAGGGCTGCTGATCATGATTACGTCTATATGGATCACTCTCCATATGAGATTTTGAAAAACAATGTGCTTCCGTTTGAGGACATTGTGAAGATTAAGCAAGTTGAGGATGTATTAGAGAAGTATTGGAACGACCATCGTATGGATGCAACAATTGAATATTTAATTAAAGACGTCTTTGATACACCGTTTGACTTCTTCCAGGCATTTGGAACGTATTGGGACGAACAGGGCTGGGTCCGCATCGGACATCAGCTTGAAGACTTATTTAAACGCCTTTTCACCTTCCTGTCCTCTCATTATAGAGAGCAGGCAGCTATAGCAGAAGGCTTTATGAAGTTTGATTACCTGTCTTCTCAAAAGCATAAACCGCGAAAGCCGTGGTGGGATGATATGCTGTCAAAAACAGAGAGAAGCAAGCTGTATCAAACCATTCTCTCTAATCCAGGCATTCTTGGTGAAGAGTTTGAAAAGAAAGCATTTGCTGAAAAAGATTTATACAAGCACACTGTCCTTGATAAAGTGCCGTTTCAGCTGGATACCTATTTAAAAACAGGCGAGCTGATCATGGGAGAGAGCATTGTGCTTGTGCACTATGATCCAATTACGCTTATAACAACGCCGTATGCAGTTACTGAGCAAGTGCTTGAAGATAAAGTAAGTTAA
- a CDS encoding acyltransferase family protein: MKNRESYFDNAKFILIILVVFGHVIRSFIDDNEFMLNVYKLVYTFHMPAFILISGFFAKGYNKKGYVQKIFKKLIIPYLIFQGIYSVYYFLVESENTLAVDPLDPHWSLWFLMSLFFWNLFLFAYTKLDKRLAMVIAIGLGIAIGYIDSASNYLSVSRTFVFFPLFLAGFYLNKSHFRKLTAIKVRLASIALLLVTFIAYFYLDFDYEWLFGSKPYSAFGDVDAANAFIRLGFYSLTFVLSFSFLSLIPKRNFFFTQWGTRTFYVYLLHGFIVRSFRNSEALEWLKDYQSITLIILLSILLTFILSTNFVKTVTQPIIELKATNLKKYFKNREEKVQYR, encoded by the coding sequence ATGAAAAATCGTGAGAGCTATTTCGATAATGCGAAGTTTATACTGATCATACTTGTGGTGTTTGGTCATGTCATTCGCTCGTTTATCGATGATAATGAATTTATGCTGAATGTATATAAATTAGTTTATACCTTTCATATGCCGGCTTTTATCTTAATTTCCGGGTTCTTTGCGAAAGGATATAACAAAAAGGGCTATGTGCAGAAAATCTTTAAAAAGCTGATCATTCCTTATTTGATTTTCCAGGGAATTTACTCAGTGTATTACTTCTTAGTAGAATCGGAAAATACGCTTGCAGTTGATCCATTAGATCCTCATTGGTCATTGTGGTTCCTGATGAGTTTGTTCTTTTGGAATCTGTTCTTATTCGCCTATACAAAGCTCGATAAGAGACTTGCGATGGTGATTGCGATCGGTCTCGGCATAGCAATCGGCTATATTGACTCAGCAAGCAATTATTTAAGTGTATCAAGAACATTTGTGTTCTTCCCGCTCTTTTTAGCAGGATTCTACCTGAATAAGTCACATTTCAGGAAATTAACAGCCATAAAGGTTCGTTTAGCATCTATTGCATTATTGCTTGTTACGTTTATTGCTTATTTCTATCTTGACTTTGATTACGAATGGCTGTTTGGCTCTAAACCATATTCTGCTTTTGGTGATGTTGACGCCGCAAATGCATTCATTCGTTTAGGGTTTTACAGTTTGACGTTTGTTCTTTCTTTTAGCTTTCTTTCCCTGATTCCGAAGAGAAACTTTTTCTTCACTCAGTGGGGAACAAGAACATTCTATGTCTATTTGCTGCACGGTTTCATAGTAAGATCGTTCAGAAACAGCGAAGCTCTCGAATGGCTAAAGGATTATCAGAGCATCACACTGATTATTCTTCTGTCCATTCTGTTAACGTTTATCTTATCAACAAATTTTGTCAAAACTGTGACTCAGCCGATCATTGAGCTGAAAGCAACAAACTTGAAGAAATACTTTAAGAACAGAGAAGAGAAGGTTCAATACCGTTAG